The following is a genomic window from Thermoplasmata archaeon.
GCCCAGTTCGGGTCTCGTCGGCGAGGCATGCGCGGCGAGAGAAGCCCGTCGGAAATGAACCTTCGCGGTTGACAAAGGTTGAAGGGCCCGTCCGGCCATGGATTCCCCGGGATGGGGCATGTGCAAGCTCACGAAGACGGACAGCCCGGTGCTGTCGTTGTTCCTTGAGACGCAGTATGTGAACGAGATTGCAGCCCGGGGCTACGCCCTCCGGCCCAACCTCGCCGTGCCGTCGCACGAACCGCGCGTCACTCGTCCGGCGGGAGCGGCGGCCCCTGCGGCGCGCGCGTGACCCCGTCCAGCTCGTCCGCGCGGTCTTCCCACGAATTCGCTCGGTCCTCGAGGCGCGAGGCCCGCTCCTTGAGCGTGTGCGCTTTGAGCTTGGCCTTGGCCGCCTTGTGCCGAAGCTTCGCGGCCCGGGCCCGATCCCGCAGTTCCCCGGCCGCGGGGCGCGGCGGCGGGGGCGGGGGCATCTCCTCCGGTTGACCCTGGTAGGTCATGATGCGACGGGAACATCCGACGCGCGGATAAGGGTTGTGTACGGAGGCAGAAGGGGAAAAATAGTCCCGCGTCCTTGGGCGGGGTCCGTGAAGGTCTACGTGGAGGCCTACGGCTGCACCCAGAACTACGGCGAGGCGCGGCTCATGCAAGAGGCCTTGGCCTCGAACGGACACGTCCTGACCGCCTCGGAGGACCAGGCGGACGCGCACGTCCTCGTGACCTGCACGGTCGTGGAGGCCACGGAACGGAAGATGGTGCGCCGGATGAAGGAGCTCGCGGCGCGGGACAAGCCGCTCGTCGTCGCGGGATGCATGGCTGCGGCCCAGCGGGACCGGGTGCGGGCGATCGTGCCTCGCGCCCAACTCCTGCCGCCGCGGAAGTGGCCGCAAATCGTCGAGCTGCTCGGTGCGGGCACCGCGTGCGGCGACCGTGCCGCGGAAACGGAGGCGCTGGGGTTCGGGTGGCAGGACGCCATCGTGCCGATCGCCCAAGGCTGCGCGGGCCGCTGCACGTACTGCATCACACGGGTGGCCCGCGGCGCGGTGAAATCGTATCCCGTGGAGACCGTGGTGGAGCAGGTCCGCCGCCACGTGGAGCGCGGCTCCAAGGAGATCAAACTTACGGGCCAGGATACGGGAGCCTATGGCCGCGACACAGGTTCGAACCTGGCCGAACTCGTGTACGCGATCGATACGATCCCGGGAGAGTTTCGCGTGCGCATCGGCATGGCGGATCCCCTGACCATCCTGCCCGTCCTCGAACCCCTCCTTGATGCGTACGGCTCGGAGAAGGTGTTCAAGTTCCTCCACCTCCCGGTCCAGAGCGGGGACGATCGCGTTCTGGAGCGCATGCGGCGCGAGTACACGGTCGCGGATTTCGAGACGATCGTCGATGGGTTCCGTGAGGCGTTCCCCCGGCTCACCCTCTCCACGGACGTCATCCTCGGGTTCCCCGGGGAGACCGAGGAGGAGTTCGAGTCAACGATGGACTTGGTTCGGCGCGTGCGCCCGGACATCGTGAACGTGACCCGGTTCTCGGCCCGTCCCGGCACGCCGGCGGCCGCCATGCCCGAGCAGGTGGTCGGGTGGCGAGTGAAGCAGCGGTCGCGAAAGATCACCTCGCTCCGGTTCGCGATCGCGCGGGAGATCCACCAGGCGTTCGTCGGGGACGAGGTGAACGCGCTGGTCACGGAGATGGGCAAAGAGGACACGCGGCTCGCGCGGACCGCGGAATACCGCCAGGTCGTGCTCCACGAGCCCGCGCCTATCGGGGAGTTCGTCCGCGTGCGGATCGATGCGGCGAGGGCCACGGACCTCTTTGGACACGTCGTGACGGATGGGCTTTATACGCCCGAGGAAATGCACGCCCGCAGCCCCGTGGTGTAGCGGTCAAGCATTCGGGTCTTTGGAACCCGCGACGGCAGTTCGAATCTGCCCGGGGCTATCCGATGA
Proteins encoded in this region:
- a CDS encoding tRNA (N(6)-L-threonylcarbamoyladenosine(37)-C(2))-methylthiotransferase, which gives rise to MKVYVEAYGCTQNYGEARLMQEALASNGHVLTASEDQADAHVLVTCTVVEATERKMVRRMKELAARDKPLVVAGCMAAAQRDRVRAIVPRAQLLPPRKWPQIVELLGAGTACGDRAAETEALGFGWQDAIVPIAQGCAGRCTYCITRVARGAVKSYPVETVVEQVRRHVERGSKEIKLTGQDTGAYGRDTGSNLAELVYAIDTIPGEFRVRIGMADPLTILPVLEPLLDAYGSEKVFKFLHLPVQSGDDRVLERMRREYTVADFETIVDGFREAFPRLTLSTDVILGFPGETEEEFESTMDLVRRVRPDIVNVTRFSARPGTPAAAMPEQVVGWRVKQRSRKITSLRFAIAREIHQAFVGDEVNALVTEMGKEDTRLARTAEYRQVVLHEPAPIGEFVRVRIDAARATDLFGHVVTDGLYTPEEMHARSPVV